One genomic segment of Rivularia sp. PCC 7116 includes these proteins:
- a CDS encoding SulP family inorganic anion transporter — protein sequence MNWNSWKREWFFNTRQDILAGAVVGLALIPEAIAFSIIAGVDPKVGLYASFIIAVTTAFLGGRPASISAATGAMALLMIGLVKAYGLQYLFAATFVTGIFQVLFGVLKLGRYMRYIPRAVMVGYVNALAVLIFKAQLPELFGLPSEVNVLTVYVLTALSLAIIYILPRFTKVVPSPLVALVVMTIAAISLNLNVPTVGDKGELPTAFPSFALPQVPFNLETLNIILPYSITLAIVGLLASFLTASLVDEFTDTPSDKNQEAKGQGIANMITGFFGGMAGCGMIGQSVINVQSGGRGRLSTLAAGIFLLIAILGLQTYVKQMPMAALVAVMIMVSIGTFRWSSFKNIRSIPRTDTAVMLTTMLVIIFTNNFALGVVVGIVMSTVFFSRKIAQLVFVDKMRSKDGSRCTYKVAGQIFFLSRDEFLDYFDFTELNENVTIDLTHAHLWDQGAVEVLDKAILKFRRNGAEVELIGLNEASATLMDKLTDYQKSDART from the coding sequence TTGAACTGGAATAGTTGGAAGCGGGAGTGGTTTTTTAATACTCGGCAAGATATTTTAGCTGGGGCTGTGGTGGGATTGGCTTTGATTCCCGAAGCGATCGCCTTTTCGATTATTGCTGGTGTCGATCCCAAGGTGGGGCTTTACGCTTCATTTATTATTGCGGTAACAACGGCATTTTTGGGAGGAAGACCGGCTTCTATTTCTGCCGCTACGGGAGCAATGGCTCTGTTGATGATTGGTTTGGTAAAGGCTTATGGCTTGCAATATTTGTTTGCAGCTACTTTTGTAACGGGAATCTTTCAAGTTTTGTTTGGAGTACTAAAACTTGGACGCTACATGAGGTATATTCCCCGAGCGGTGATGGTTGGCTATGTTAATGCTTTGGCTGTGTTAATCTTCAAAGCTCAACTGCCGGAATTATTCGGTCTTCCGTCAGAGGTAAACGTGTTAACTGTATACGTGTTGACTGCATTATCCCTGGCGATTATCTACATTTTGCCCCGTTTTACCAAAGTAGTTCCTTCTCCCTTAGTAGCTTTGGTAGTGATGACAATAGCAGCAATTAGTTTAAATCTCAACGTTCCCACGGTGGGGGATAAAGGAGAATTGCCTACTGCTTTTCCTAGTTTTGCTCTGCCTCAAGTTCCGTTTAATCTAGAAACATTAAATATAATTTTGCCTTATTCCATAACTTTGGCAATAGTTGGTTTACTAGCTTCATTTTTAACAGCTTCACTGGTAGACGAATTTACCGATACTCCCAGCGACAAAAATCAAGAAGCCAAAGGACAAGGAATTGCAAATATGATAACTGGCTTCTTTGGAGGCATGGCAGGATGTGGGATGATTGGACAATCGGTAATTAACGTGCAGTCTGGAGGAAGAGGAAGATTATCAACTCTAGCGGCTGGTATTTTTCTGCTAATTGCAATTTTAGGTTTGCAAACTTACGTAAAGCAAATGCCAATGGCAGCCCTAGTAGCCGTAATGATTATGGTGTCAATTGGGACATTCCGCTGGTCTTCATTTAAAAATATTCGTAGCATTCCCCGCACGGATACCGCTGTAATGCTAACCACGATGCTGGTAATAATTTTTACAAATAATTTTGCCCTTGGTGTGGTTGTGGGAATTGTCATGAGTACTGTATTCTTCTCTCGTAAGATTGCCCAGTTGGTATTTGTGGACAAAATGCGAAGTAAAGATGGTTCTCGCTGCACTTATAAAGTAGCAGGACAAATTTTCTTCTTATCAAGAGATGAATTTTTGGATTATTTTGATTTTACGGAATTAAACGAAAATGTCACCATCGATTTAACTCACGCTCACCTCTGGGATCAGGGAGCAGTCGAGGTATTAGATAAAGCAATACTTAAATTTCGCCGTAATGGAGCAGAAGTGGAATTAATCGGACTCAATGAAGCAAGTGCTACTTTGATGGATAAGTTAACAGATTATCAAAAGTCCGATGCCCGTACATAA
- a CDS encoding SulP family inorganic anion transporter, whose product MQITNQIHFRNLRGDILGGLTAAVVALPMALAFGIASGAGASAGLWGAILVGFFAALFGGTPSLISEPTGPMTVIVTAVITELMAIYPQEPEKALAMAFTVTMLAGLFQISFGVLRLGRYITMLPYNVISGFMTGIGVILIFIQIAPFLGQETPKGGVLAVIKELPNLIANINFVETGLGILTLAILFLYPNKLKKFVPPQLVALVVGTLIAVIFLRGIDIRTIATIGVIEPGLPKFQVPTFGGSDLRLIFVNGIVLAMVGSIDCMLTCLVSDSLTRTEHKSNKELIGQGVANLITGLCGGIAGSGATTATVVNIQAGGRTALSGISRALVLLIVVLWAAPLTSGIPLAVLAAIVLKVGIDIIDWGFLKRVHKISLKAAGILYSVVLLTVFVDLMVAVAVGVFVANILTIARLDEVQSKSVKAITDDDDQIVLSSQEKEILDSANGRVLLFHLSGPMIFGVAKAIAREHGAIKNYDVLIVDLGEVPVLGVTSSLAIENAIQEAIDEGREVIVVGATGKVKRRLEKLGIKGLIPEHHWMDERLHALKEGFAIVTGRQSEQFGG is encoded by the coding sequence ATGCAAATAACTAATCAAATCCATTTCCGTAATCTGCGGGGGGATATTCTCGGAGGCTTAACGGCTGCGGTGGTTGCTTTACCTATGGCATTGGCTTTTGGTATTGCTTCTGGTGCGGGTGCCTCTGCGGGTTTATGGGGAGCGATATTAGTCGGATTTTTTGCCGCTTTATTCGGTGGAACCCCGAGTTTAATTTCCGAGCCAACCGGCCCGATGACGGTAATTGTGACTGCGGTTATTACTGAGTTGATGGCGATTTATCCCCAAGAGCCAGAAAAAGCTTTGGCAATGGCATTTACCGTAACTATGTTAGCGGGGCTGTTTCAAATCTCTTTTGGGGTACTGAGATTGGGACGGTATATAACCATGCTGCCCTATAACGTGATTTCTGGATTTATGACTGGAATCGGCGTTATTTTGATTTTTATTCAAATTGCGCCATTTTTAGGACAAGAAACTCCTAAAGGTGGAGTGCTGGCTGTAATTAAAGAATTACCGAATTTAATTGCGAATATTAATTTTGTGGAAACAGGCTTAGGGATTTTAACTTTAGCAATTCTGTTTCTGTATCCTAATAAATTAAAAAAGTTTGTTCCGCCACAGTTAGTAGCTTTAGTTGTAGGTACGTTAATTGCTGTAATTTTCTTGAGAGGAATAGACATTCGCACTATTGCGACTATTGGTGTAATTGAACCTGGTTTACCTAAATTTCAGGTACCCACTTTTGGAGGTAGCGATTTAAGGCTAATATTTGTCAATGGCATAGTATTAGCTATGGTAGGTTCCATCGACTGTATGTTGACTTGCTTAGTTTCCGATAGTCTTACCCGTACCGAACATAAATCAAATAAAGAATTAATCGGACAAGGTGTTGCTAATTTAATTACCGGCTTATGTGGTGGAATTGCTGGTTCTGGAGCAACAACCGCAACTGTGGTTAATATTCAAGCTGGCGGACGTACTGCATTATCGGGTATTAGTCGCGCTCTAGTACTTTTAATTGTTGTCTTGTGGGCTGCTCCGTTAACTTCAGGAATTCCCCTGGCTGTATTGGCAGCAATTGTTTTAAAAGTAGGTATTGATATTATTGATTGGGGTTTCCTCAAACGGGTTCACAAAATTTCTTTAAAAGCAGCGGGAATTTTGTATAGCGTAGTATTGCTGACGGTATTCGTAGATTTAATGGTAGCTGTAGCGGTCGGAGTATTTGTTGCCAACATCTTAACTATTGCTCGGCTTGATGAAGTACAATCCAAATCCGTCAAAGCAATTACCGACGACGACGACCAAATTGTTCTCAGTTCACAAGAAAAAGAAATTTTAGATTCAGCTAACGGCAGAGTATTACTATTTCATCTTAGCGGACCAATGATTTTCGGTGTTGCTAAAGCAATAGCAAGAGAACATGGTGCGATTAAAAATTACGATGTTTTGATAGTTGATTTAGGTGAAGTTCCGGTATTGGGAGTAACTTCTTCTTTAGCAATTGAAAACGCAATTCAAGAAGCAATTGACGAAGGTAGGGAAGTAATAGTTGTGGGAGCAACAGGAAAAGTCAAAAGACGTTTAGAAAAGTTGGGTATTAAAGGTTTAATCCCCGAACACCATTGGATGGATGAAAGATTACATGCGCTCAAAGAAGGTTTTGCTATAGTCACTGGCAGACAAAGCGAGCAGTTTGGCGGTTGA
- a CDS encoding SulP family inorganic anion transporter, with translation MQITNQIHFRNLRGDILGGVTAAVVALPMALAFGIASGAGASAGLWGAILVGFFAALFGGTPSLISEPTGPMTVIVTAFITELTANNPDNGLSMAFTVVMMAGVFQIIFGLLRLGKYITMMPYNVISGFMTGIGVILIFIQIAPFLGQETPKGGALAVIKNLPTLITNINFWETGLGIVTLAILFLYPNKLKNFIPSQLVALIVGTLIAIFLLDGIEIRTIATIGEITPGLPQIHLPTFSSADLRLMFVESLVLGMVGSIDCMLTCVVADSLTRTENKSNKELIGQGIANLITGLCGGIAGSGSTTATVVNIQAGGRTALSGISRALVLLIVVLWAAPLTSGIPLTVLAAIVLKVGIDIIDWSFLKRVHKLSLKAAGILYGVVLLTVFVDLMVAVAVGVFVANILTIARLNEMQSKSVKAITDDDDRIILNPEEKEILDLANGKVLLFHLSGPMIFGVAKAISREHGAIKNYDVLIVDLGEVPVLGITSSLAIENAIQEAIDEGREVIVVGATGKVKRRLEKLGIQGLIPEHHWMDERLNALKEGLSMVRGKQSW, from the coding sequence ATGCAAATAACTAATCAGATCCATTTCCGTAACTTGCGAGGGGATATTCTCGGAGGGGTAACGGCAGCGGTGGTGGCTTTGCCTATGGCATTAGCTTTTGGTATCGCTTCTGGTGCGGGTGCTTCTGCGGGATTGTGGGGAGCGATATTAGTGGGATTTTTCGCCGCTTTGTTTGGTGGTACTCCAAGTTTAATTTCTGAACCAACCGGCCCGATGACGGTAATTGTGACTGCATTCATTACCGAATTAACCGCTAATAATCCCGACAATGGATTATCAATGGCATTTACCGTAGTCATGATGGCGGGAGTATTTCAAATTATTTTTGGCTTACTGAGGTTAGGCAAATATATTACAATGATGCCTTACAATGTGATTTCTGGATTTATGACAGGAATCGGCGTAATTCTTATTTTTATTCAAATAGCACCTTTTTTAGGGCAAGAAACTCCCAAGGGTGGAGCGCTTGCTGTAATTAAGAATCTACCAACTTTAATTACTAATATTAATTTTTGGGAAACTGGTTTGGGAATTGTAACTTTAGCAATTCTTTTCCTGTATCCAAATAAATTAAAAAACTTTATTCCTTCACAATTAGTAGCTTTAATCGTCGGTACTTTAATTGCGATATTTTTATTAGATGGTATAGAAATTCGTACCATTGCCACTATCGGTGAAATTACTCCCGGTTTACCCCAAATACACTTACCTACTTTTAGCAGTGCTGATTTGAGGTTAATGTTTGTAGAAAGCTTGGTGTTAGGTATGGTAGGTTCTATCGACTGTATGTTAACTTGCGTTGTTGCTGACAGTCTCACCCGTACCGAAAACAAATCAAATAAAGAATTAATTGGACAAGGCATTGCGAATTTGATTACCGGCTTATGTGGTGGAATTGCTGGCTCTGGTTCCACAACGGCAACTGTAGTTAATATTCAAGCTGGTGGAAGAACTGCATTATCGGGAATTAGTCGGGCTTTGGTGCTGTTAATTGTTGTCTTGTGGGCTGCTCCTTTAACTTCTGGTATTCCGCTTACCGTATTAGCAGCAATTGTTTTAAAAGTAGGCATTGATATTATAGATTGGAGTTTTCTTAAACGGGTTCACAAACTTTCTTTGAAAGCAGCGGGAATTCTTTACGGTGTTGTATTACTAACGGTATTTGTAGATTTAATGGTAGCCGTAGCCGTCGGGGTATTTGTTGCGAATATTTTAACTATTGCTCGTTTGAACGAAATGCAATCTAAATCCGTCAAAGCAATTACCGACGACGATGACAGAATTATTTTGAATCCTGAAGAAAAAGAAATTTTAGATTTAGCAAATGGCAAAGTTTTATTATTTCATCTGAGCGGCCCAATGATTTTCGGTGTTGCTAAAGCAATATCAAGAGAACATGGGGCTATTAAAAATTACGATGTTTTGATAGTCGATTTAGGTGAAGTTCCGGTATTAGGAATAACTTCTTCTTTAGCAATTGAAAACGCAATTCAAGAAGCCATTGATGAAGGTAGGGAAGTGATAGTCGTCGGAGCAACAGGAAAAGTCAAAAGACGTTTAGAGAAATTAGGTATTCAAGGTTTAATTCCCGAACATCACTGGATGGATGAAAGATTGAATGCGCTCAAAGAAGGATTAAGTATGGTTCGTGGAAAGCAAAGCTGGTAG
- a CDS encoding ankyrin repeat domain-containing protein, whose protein sequence is MQPSHQPNNIIAQKYQIINTLGEGGSGINFLAQDLQTNKNVALKALSLHRINDWKAMELFEREAKILAQLNHRAIPQYLEYFDADTDGEKHFYIAQQLAPGKSLAKLVEENWRTNEQQIKYIAAQILEILIYLHSLETPVTHRDIKPQNIIRDKHGKVFLVDFGAVQDTYYNTFMRGSTVVGTYGYMAPEQFRGQAVPATDLYGLGATLLFLLTHRSPADFPTDGLKIDFRHRIKVSDDFADWLDKMLEPDLEERFSSAKEALEVLRGKRKIITAAKKPMLWKAVVGMGITTILTISIFNNYKWTILGNLGFKPPITICSNFYEMRDYLNKGGTPDLELYVEGKYDRKFGYTNKRWNLLLCALKHKSQPAVELLIANNANINDALRRARSVDDVKFLIAKGADVHSRDKHLQTALHYAVSSYEKEVIELLIDNGADVNAKDKLGNTPLHLMFQNYTSFQNLNIQFHRNLYRKYSSMSIPEPRLEKFKLPMIKLLVNNGANINAQNNQGYTPLHFTQLNWDKDEIKYLIDNGANINQKSKDGKTPLMLGAVEGGNYSILQLLIDNGADVNAQDKYGDTVIHFALKNSHHPRARYWIKRLVKSGANINTKNYNGETALHKSIKIGQENGDYYQLIIRDLVMYGADIHAKNNHGLTPLQMAVEIKDIVKGLDELLIKHEEAYHQCKNNKIRFYSYKGIVAFECSDIK, encoded by the coding sequence ATGCAGCCGTCACATCAGCCAAATAATATAATTGCCCAAAAATACCAGATTATCAACACTTTGGGAGAAGGTGGAAGTGGAATAAATTTCCTCGCACAAGATTTACAAACTAACAAAAACGTTGCTTTAAAAGCTTTATCACTGCACCGAATTAATGATTGGAAAGCAATGGAATTATTTGAAAGAGAAGCAAAAATTCTTGCTCAACTCAATCATCGGGCAATTCCCCAATATTTAGAATACTTCGATGCTGACACTGACGGTGAAAAACATTTTTATATAGCTCAACAACTAGCACCTGGTAAATCTTTAGCCAAACTTGTAGAAGAAAATTGGCGCACTAACGAGCAACAAATAAAATATATAGCAGCACAAATCTTAGAAATTTTAATTTACCTGCATTCACTTGAAACTCCAGTTACTCATCGAGATATCAAACCACAAAATATCATTCGCGATAAACATGGGAAAGTATTTTTAGTAGATTTTGGAGCAGTACAAGATACCTACTACAACACCTTTATGCGCGGCAGTACGGTTGTGGGAACTTACGGCTATATGGCTCCCGAGCAATTTCGGGGGCAAGCCGTACCCGCAACGGATTTATATGGCTTGGGAGCAACATTATTGTTTCTGCTGACACATCGCTCTCCCGCAGATTTTCCCACGGATGGATTGAAAATCGACTTTCGCCATCGCATAAAGGTATCTGATGATTTTGCAGACTGGTTGGATAAAATGCTGGAGCCAGATTTAGAGGAAAGATTTTCTTCAGCGAAGGAAGCTTTGGAAGTATTGCGAGGGAAGCGGAAGATAATTACAGCAGCGAAAAAACCGATGTTGTGGAAAGCTGTGGTGGGAATGGGAATTACTACCATTCTCACCATTAGTATTTTCAATAATTATAAATGGACAATTTTAGGTAACCTGGGTTTCAAACCCCCAATTACTATCTGTTCCAATTTTTATGAAATGAGGGATTATCTAAATAAAGGTGGAACTCCCGATTTGGAATTGTACGTGGAAGGTAAATACGATCGTAAATTTGGGTATACCAATAAGAGATGGAATTTATTGCTTTGTGCGCTTAAACATAAATCTCAACCAGCAGTAGAGTTATTGATAGCTAATAATGCGAATATAAATGATGCATTACGTCGCGCTAGATCTGTAGATGATGTAAAGTTTTTAATCGCAAAAGGTGCTGATGTTCATAGTAGAGATAAACATTTACAAACTGCATTACACTATGCAGTATCAAGTTATGAAAAAGAAGTTATAGAGTTACTTATTGATAATGGAGCAGATGTTAATGCAAAAGATAAATTAGGCAATACGCCTTTACATCTTATGTTCCAAAACTATACAAGTTTTCAAAATTTAAATATTCAATTTCATAGAAATTTATATAGAAAATACAGTTCTATGTCTATTCCGGAACCTCGACTTGAGAAATTTAAACTGCCTATGATTAAATTACTTGTGAATAATGGTGCAAATATTAATGCTCAAAATAATCAAGGCTATACTCCACTACATTTTACACAATTGAACTGGGATAAGGATGAAATTAAATATCTAATTGATAACGGTGCAAATATAAATCAGAAAAGTAAAGATGGTAAAACACCACTAATGTTAGGAGCTGTAGAGGGTGGAAATTATAGCATATTACAATTGCTTATTGATAATGGAGCAGATGTTAATGCTCAAGATAAATATGGTGATACAGTCATACACTTTGCGCTCAAAAATTCTCATCATCCAAGAGCTCGTTATTGGATTAAACGTTTAGTAAAATCTGGGGCAAATATTAATACTAAAAATTATAATGGTGAGACGGCACTTCACAAATCAATAAAAATTGGTCAAGAAAATGGAGATTACTACCAACTTATTATTAGAGATTTAGTAATGTATGGTGCTGATATTCATGCCAAAAACAATCATGGTTTAACACCATTACAAATGGCAGTAGAGATTAAAGATATTGTCAAGGGTTTAGATGAATTACTGATAAAACATGAAGAAGCTTATCATCAATGTAAAAATAATAAAATTCGATTTTATTCTTATAAAGGAATTGTTGCGTTTGAATGCTCTGACATAAAATAA
- a CDS encoding ABC transporter permease encodes MSLTHNPFRWRLAYLYDLLRELVNREIKLLYKRSVLGIAWTLINPLLQLAVFAFVFQFLLPVNVPNYSSFVFTGLLVWNWFQNSIFQATGVIIHSRPLIRQPGFPTPILPVVTVTTGLIHFILALPVLIVFILIDGIQLTPLILFLPILQVLQFAVTVTLSYLLAALNVTFRDTQHTIGVVLQLFFYLTPIFYDITAVPKNYQSLYLINPMANLVTAYRDILITGTQPNWLALFLLTVSTAVILPVGYFYFKKQSARFVEEI; translated from the coding sequence ATGTCTTTAACTCACAATCCTTTTCGTTGGCGCTTAGCTTATCTCTATGATTTACTGCGAGAGTTGGTAAATCGGGAGATAAAATTACTCTATAAACGTTCAGTATTGGGAATTGCCTGGACGTTGATTAATCCGCTTTTACAATTAGCCGTTTTTGCATTCGTATTCCAATTTCTTTTACCAGTAAATGTTCCGAATTATTCCTCATTTGTTTTTACTGGTTTGCTGGTATGGAATTGGTTTCAAAACTCTATTTTTCAAGCGACTGGAGTTATTATTCATAGTCGTCCTTTAATCAGACAGCCTGGTTTTCCGACTCCTATTCTTCCCGTAGTTACCGTTACTACTGGCTTAATTCATTTTATTTTGGCGCTTCCCGTCTTAATTGTCTTTATATTAATTGATGGAATTCAATTAACGCCTTTAATTCTATTTTTACCAATATTACAAGTTCTACAATTTGCTGTAACGGTGACATTATCTTATCTACTTGCGGCACTCAACGTTACCTTCCGCGATACCCAACATACTATCGGTGTAGTTTTACAACTATTTTTCTATTTAACTCCAATTTTTTACGATATTACTGCTGTTCCAAAAAATTATCAGTCATTATATTTAATTAATCCAATGGCAAATCTTGTCACTGCCTATCGAGATATTTTAATTACAGGAACTCAACCGAATTGGTTAGCCTTATTTCTTTTAACCGTATCAACAGCAGTAATTTTACCAGTGGGTTATTTTTACTTTAAAAAACAAAGCGCCCGATTTGTGGAGGAAATATAA
- a CDS encoding universal stress protein, whose protein sequence is MKNILLCTDGSSFAENVYKYGAWFANTFNSHTRVLSVTDIRSQQVANTGNLSGSIGLGASEKLLNELVNLEHERAKINNQRARLVLDNAAEALKAEGVEDFILIHKTGFLVDFLHEFEENSDLIVLGKRGEAANFALGHLGANVDRIIRSSHKPCLVTPGEYKLVERILFAYDGSATGKKILKFLAKSSSFKDLEIHLLVVAKNSADQAGTARLNEANQLLKKAGYQPVCNFLEGEVEKIIAEYINEQNIGLLLMGAYGHSRIRHLVIGSTTAQLLRSSNIPILLFR, encoded by the coding sequence GTGAAAAATATTTTACTTTGTACCGATGGCTCATCTTTTGCTGAAAATGTTTATAAATATGGGGCTTGGTTTGCGAATACATTTAATTCACATACCCGAGTTTTATCTGTTACAGATATTCGCAGTCAACAAGTTGCCAATACTGGCAATTTAAGCGGCAGTATTGGACTTGGAGCTTCAGAAAAATTGCTAAATGAATTAGTAAATTTAGAGCATGAAAGAGCCAAGATTAATAATCAAAGAGCAAGATTAGTTTTAGATAATGCAGCGGAAGCTCTAAAAGCCGAAGGAGTAGAAGACTTTATTTTAATTCATAAGACAGGATTTTTAGTAGATTTTTTGCATGAATTTGAAGAGAATTCCGACTTGATTGTTTTAGGTAAAAGGGGAGAAGCAGCTAATTTTGCATTGGGACATTTAGGAGCGAATGTAGATAGAATTATTCGCAGCAGTCACAAACCTTGTTTGGTTACTCCTGGTGAATACAAGTTAGTTGAGCGAATTTTATTTGCTTATGATGGTAGTGCAACTGGGAAAAAAATCCTCAAGTTTCTCGCAAAATCTTCAAGTTTTAAAGATTTAGAAATACATCTGCTGGTTGTAGCGAAAAATAGTGCGGATCAAGCTGGCACGGCAAGACTAAACGAAGCAAATCAATTATTGAAAAAAGCGGGATATCAACCTGTTTGTAATTTCTTAGAAGGTGAAGTAGAGAAAATAATTGCTGAGTATATTAACGAACAAAATATTGGTCTTTTATTGATGGGAGCTTACGGGCACAGCCGCATTCGTCATTTAGTAATTGGCAGTACCACCGCTCAATTACTCAGAAGTAGCAATATTCCCATACTGCTTTTTCGTTAA
- a CDS encoding ABC transporter ATP-binding protein — translation MQDIIVVENLGKSFNRYQENKPRTVMEAALSGLRGLNAVDRFWALRNISFTVSPGEMLGILGHNGAGKSTLLQLIGGVGYPDEGKVKIKGRIGALLDLGASFSHDLTGRENIFVAGVVAGLSREKVAKSLDTIVEFAELEEFIDNPVRTYSTGMQMRLAFAVAVHTQPDIMLVDEFLSVGDLAFQTKCLKRIEELKNSGCAIILISHNAEQVEELCDKALWLRQGQILAYGEPKLVASQFVNEMQLQTQQRTPKKSSQMTASGVELLMNENRFGSLEVEITDINLLPDKEINSGDSLSIIIEYLSHEVIDSPIFSTSITTSNNQKCLDINTADMGILLPKILGKGQIKLEFDRLDLSGGEYFLDIGIYKSNWAYTYDYHSQAYSLKVRSSRDSKGILNPPLRWKFMQLE, via the coding sequence ATGCAGGATATTATTGTTGTCGAAAATTTAGGTAAAAGTTTTAATCGCTATCAAGAGAATAAACCGCGCACTGTTATGGAAGCGGCACTCTCTGGTTTGCGAGGCTTAAATGCTGTTGACCGTTTTTGGGCGTTACGCAATATCAGTTTTACCGTATCTCCTGGGGAAATGTTAGGCATTCTTGGTCATAATGGTGCGGGAAAATCTACACTGTTGCAGCTAATTGGCGGAGTAGGATATCCTGACGAAGGAAAGGTAAAAATAAAAGGTAGAATCGGGGCTTTACTGGATTTAGGTGCAAGTTTTAGCCACGATTTAACTGGAAGAGAAAATATATTTGTAGCAGGTGTAGTTGCGGGATTAAGCCGTGAAAAAGTCGCAAAAAGTTTGGATACAATTGTAGAATTTGCAGAGTTAGAAGAGTTTATTGATAATCCAGTAAGAACTTACAGTACGGGTATGCAGATGCGTTTGGCGTTTGCAGTTGCGGTGCATACTCAACCGGATATCATGCTAGTAGATGAATTTCTCTCTGTTGGAGATTTAGCATTTCAAACTAAGTGCTTAAAAAGAATTGAGGAGTTAAAAAATTCTGGTTGTGCAATTATTTTAATCTCTCATAATGCCGAGCAAGTAGAAGAATTATGTGACAAAGCATTATGGCTCCGTCAAGGTCAGATATTGGCTTATGGCGAACCGAAATTAGTAGCTTCACAGTTTGTCAATGAAATGCAATTGCAAACACAGCAACGTACCCCGAAAAAATCGTCCCAAATGACTGCATCTGGTGTAGAGTTGCTAATGAATGAAAACCGCTTTGGTTCTCTAGAAGTTGAAATTACGGATATTAATTTGCTACCGGATAAAGAAATAAATAGTGGTGATTCTTTGAGTATTATAATTGAATATTTATCACATGAAGTTATTGATTCGCCGATTTTTAGTACAAGTATTACCACTTCCAATAATCAAAAATGCCTTGATATAAATACCGCTGATATGGGAATACTATTACCGAAAATTCTGGGCAAAGGACAGATAAAACTTGAATTTGACAGATTAGATTTATCTGGTGGCGAGTACTTTCTTGATATTGGAATTTATAAGAGTAATTGGGCTTATACTTACGATTATCATTCGCAAGCCTATTCGTTAAAAGTACGTTCGTCTCGGGATAGTAAAGGTATTCTAAATCCACCTTTGCGCTGGAAGTTTATGCAACTAGAATAA